taattggccaactaacatatatagaaaaaactagccgggcatggtggctagtttgaggttgctgtgagccaggctgacgccatggcactcactctagcctgagcaacaaagcaagactctgtctcaaaaacaaacaaacaaaaaattaaggcatattcatataataatattcattgaaAAGAATGAGGTAGATCTGTATGTGCAGACATAGAAAGATTTCCCAGATACataatttatgactaaaataatttacagaacAATGTTTAGTATTGTctcatttgtattgtttttaaaaagattcagatttttatatagctagataaataaatatatagactATATACTGAGATGTACataaaaaattctgaataaaatattaacaccTTTTGTAGTGGGTTCTTTTTAAGTTAATGAAGAAAGATAATCACAACATGtaaagcaaaaataagtaaataaatagtttacagaacaaaatatatagaagaatttGGTTCTCTGGTTCTAAGAGTTTAATTTGTTATGAAAGTGAAATATGCTATTTATTACTCTTACTTTCAAGATAAAACTTTAGCTTTTGCCAGGTTCTCCAGTTACACCTCCTTGGTCACTTTTTTGGTGAAAGAGGATGTAGTTAGATAAGACAAGTCCCTGGGCAAGTGTATTCAAATACACTTCTCAAAGTGTCCTTTTAAGTAGTCAGACCTCCATATTCCcgggttccacatctgtgaatTCACCCAACTCCaggtcaaaaatatttgaagaaagaaattgcatCTATACTGAACATGTAGACTTTCCCCCCTtgttattccctaaacaatacagtacaacaactatttacacacCACTTAAATACACTGTATTGGGTATTTTAAGTAATCGAGAAATGATTGCATCCAGGAAGATGTCACAGGTCATACCCACACACACCACTCTGTattagggacttgagcatctaaGGATTTTGGTATGAGGGAGGTCCTGGAACTAACtccccacagatactgagggaagACTGTAGCCAGCTAGTGCACCACATTCTGTTGGAATTGATATCCCAGTGCAAGAAAATCCATGCCCTTAGCGAGCCAGTCTTGGTTTGGTGTCTCCAAGAGAGACGGTGAACAACATCCATATACACATTTCAGACGCTACTGGTATCCTCATATGGCACATaaatgaggctcaaagaggtaACTTGATCAAGCTCCTGTATTTGAGTAACTAATTTTGGAGCCACCTGTCTGACTGCATGGCCAGGGACTTCCATTTCTACACCCTCTTGCCTGCTCATCTTGTAACCACAGAACATACACACAAGGCACTCTAGGGATGTCAGGTGCAGAAATCTGGCCCAGGAATGAACAGCCGTGGTGGTTCCTGTTCTCTTGGTTATTGCTAGCTCACATTTCTAAACCTGAAGCTATACTCTGTGAAACCAGAGAACGAGGGAAGGACTGGCCTCTCATTTTCAACATCTTTTAACTCCCCACCAAAACAAGATGGCCTATAACTTTTTGTTGGGATGAATTGTTTATCCATAGTCCCCTGTAGGGGTTTTACTTCCAAGTAGATACTTTTAAATGTCTGAGGAATTAAAGATCAGTCCCCCAAATTTTAATTGCTACCTTAAGTCATAGTACAGTCTCTcaattacctttatttatttgagacagtcttacgctgttgcccaggctagagtgccgtggcagcaacctcaaactcctgggttcaagcgagcctcctgagtagctgggactacaggaatgtgccatcatgcccggctaatattttctatatatttttagttggccaattaaattctattttttagtagagacggggtctcccttttgctcaggctagtttcgaactcctgaccttgagtgatcctcctgccttggcctcccagagtgctaggattacaggcacgagccaccgtgcctggcctatatatAGCTTTAATTCAACTTTTTCACCTGCTTGTGAAATACAATTGCTAAAGTTCACAACTGCATGAAAGCCAGGAAGCTGTTTTTTCAATCTTTTGATTTACTTAAGATTTTTCACAGCATTTATCCTTTGGTAATAAATGGCTTTAATGTTTTCATCGAATTAAGATCTTTTCTCAATCAGTTCTCAGGATACTGAGTGTGTCCCAAAGGCTCCTATGTTGTATAATACAGTGAGATCATTAATACAAGCCTGTAGTTACTTCTATACAGGGGGCTGCACATTACCAGGTACTTAGCTTTAAAATGACCTTGTCTGTTAACTGTTACCTAAACAGCTCCTACATGTAGAGAATGCTTAAAATTGGGCTAGAAAACAGATTTCTAGGCTTAATCACTGGCCCCTGAGAATCCTTTCCTATGAAACATAGGTCATTGCTAGCTTTAGGAACTTAGACATATTGTGTAAATCTTCCCAAAACAGTTTACTTAGGGTCTTTACTGTTTTATCAAGctagattttcaaagaaaacttgaTAATTCACTCCAGCTAAATTCCACTCAAATCCCTGACATTTCAAAATCTGGTTTTCTTGAGATCTCAAGAGAAACAAAGGTACAATCAAAAGGAACTGCATGTTGGGCAACAAAATGTGGCTGCACGGTGGACCATGAGAGAACACAGAAGAGAGATACCGGGAGGGAAagattaatttcattttacaCATGTCAAATTTGAGCTCTGTGGGATGCAGGTGTTTAGTATGCAATTGGTTGTATACAGAAATTTCAGCTGAAGGTCCGAAGGTCGATTTGAACATAGTGACTGAAGTCATGGGAATGGACAAAATAGTCCAGACTCAAGCCCTAGGGCTTGGCCCACACGCAGCAAAGAAAAAGCATGAATTATGCCACTAACTGTAATCttattcaaaatagcaaaaattttCTGAAGTCAATTTTgtaacttgtaaaacattttcctAAGAAGTATTTCTGGAAATCTCCAAATTAAATACATGAAGATAACTGcttgattataaattttaataacaaaaccaCAAATATCTTAATGGGACATTAAGAGGACAGATTCTGGTCTGGTGAACCTGTTTAAACCCCAGCCATACTACAAAACGCTAGGGCACTGGGCAAATTTAATCTTCAAAGCCAGTCTCTGGGGAACTATAGCAGTATCCACATCACAAtactcaggaaaataaaattccataGGTTAAGACAGCTTACCAGTGAAATAATTTCCAACTGTGTCCACAAGGGTTTGGTTAAATGAATTTGGTCTGTATGACATGCTTCAGTTAATGGAAGTcaattttcaaatgatttaaacAAAGTCAAGAATAAACtgttggccaggcgaggtggctcacgcctgtaatcctagcactctgggaggcagaggcgggcggattgctcaaggtcaggagttcaaaaccagcccgagcgagacctcgtctctaccataaaaatagaaagaaattaattggccaactaatacatataatataaaaatcagccgggcatggtggctcgtgcctgtagtcccagctactcgggaggctgaggcaggaggatcgcttgagcccaggagtttgaggttgctgtaagctaggcactcactctagcctgggcaacaactcgagactctctcaaaaaaaaacaaagaataaactgGTTTAGTGCTCTTAGTATTATGTTAACAGGATAGACTACTGCTGAGGACATACATGTAATTTTGAGTTCCACTTGAGTAATTTTCatagcatttcttttattttttgagacagagtctcactcttgttgcctaggctagagggctgtggcatcagcctagctcacagtgacctcaaagtCTTGGTCTCAAGCAGTCATTCTGCCTTAGctccccaagtagctaggactacaggcatgtaccaccacatccagctgattttttctgcatatttttagttggccaattatgctcaggctggttttgaactcctgacttggagtgatccgcccacctcagcctcctagagtgctaggattataagcctGAGTCACCTCTCCCCTGGCCCATAGCATTTCTTTATATCCCTAAAATCTTGTCAGCATTCTGAATAAAAGGCAACAAAAGTTAACAAGTGGCAGTCAATTTATTAAAACAGTTGACTTAAGCATCTGCAATAGTGACTTCAACCTCCACTCCTGGTTCGATACTGATAGAAGTAATCTGCTTAACAATCTCAGAAGGACTATGCAAGTCAATGAGTCGCTTGTGGATTCTCATCTGGAAGCGGTCCCAAGTCTTAGAACCTTCACCACAAGGAGTTTTTCTTGTAGTGATTCTCAAAGTCTGCAACAAAAGACAAAGGAAACCAAGAGTTTATGATTTTATACTTATCCCTGGAACATCAGGAGAATCATTACTTTGAAATACTACAAGAGATTTATGCTTGGTATTCCTCTTTACATTAACAGGTTTTCAGAGACCATGAATTAAAATGCCAGGTTCGTTTTCACCCTGCTAGGACACCACCCTTATGACTATCAAGCACCAGACCACACCAAGAATACAGCAGCAATAAGGCTTCAATTTTGAACAGCAGATACATACGCAGTAGGAACCAAAATCTACCAACAACCTTTATTTGGGTTTGTACTGTCAGTCAGTGTCAACAGGCAGGCAAACCCTTAAAGGCCCGGAAATTTGAATTTATGCAACCACCAGAAACAACCCTAACCCCCTTCCTGCTCCTGTGATTCATTTCACCTTGGTAGGCATCCGAACTGGTCCTTTCACTTTGAGGTTCTTTTCCTTTGCGCCTCTGATCAAGTCAGCACACACTACAGGGAAACAAAAGCACTTTTCAGTTCATTCTCAACAAAAATCACCCTGAGAAATTTCAACTTTTGCTGGCTCAGAATAGCGTATAAAACTATCACTATAATTCAACACAGTAATCTCCTCATCGCCAGTTGtttaaaatcacagtgaaaaCAACCTGAGACCATCTTAACTTATCTTTTCAAACTAGCTACTGctcacttgacttctctgagtcAACCGTGTACAGTAACAAATCAAGCTCAATTTTTGTCCGAAGCCTCAACTTAAAACTACTGTACCGACCCTTCTCCAAAGACTTGACGTTGCGGCTGGTTAGGGTAATTCTAATCCGGTGAATCGCGACCTCCGGCTCCACGGGTGTTTTTCCGGTATCTTTAAAAGCCTGTTAGGCGAGAAAAAACAGTAAGCCAAGATCCGTATGTCACGTCTGTAAACAGGATTCCTTACGAAGCTTCCTGGGTTCCTCCACCACTGTGGGAGCCCCTTTGCCCGTTAAGCGAGCCAGCCCGTCCTCTCACCGCCTCCCTCCACCCAGGCACCCGCTCCAGAAGAGCAAGAGCTCAGGCCCCACGGGCGCCCTGAGCCTCACCATGGCTGCAGCGCGGCTTCCTGACCGACTTGTTCCTCGCCGAGAGCGAACAGCGGTGAGTCAGGAGCAGGAGCGGGCACACCACAGCTCCGCGACAGCCGCGAGCGCGTCTTCCTCGAAAAGAAAGGCTCGCCGCCTCAGGAGAGCTTATATAACCACGCTTTCATCCGGGTCTCACACGACCCGGAAAAGGAACTTCCCCACGGGGTCTGGGGCGGTCGCGCAAGGCCGGGCGGGAACCCCCGTGGAGTTGGCGGGAAAGGCGCAGCTGCGGGCGCCCCCTGTCGGCACGGCGGAGTCTGAGTCCCGCGAGGTAGGGTCCCCGCCCTCGCAACGGTGACAGAAGAGACTGAGCCTGAGAAACTCCTCTGTGTGGTCCACCTACGCCTCGCCCTGGTAAAGTGCAAATTTTGCTTCCCATACAAACCAAGTCGCTCGTTGTTCGCTGAGCAAGTCTGTAACTTTTCTTTGTTTAACTGACGTGAGTGTCGGGAGGAATGGCTCTGATGAGCTGGGCATGCTGCTTCGAATTCAGCGGGCCGTTATTTTTCATAACCCGCGATGTCCCTTTGTGCTATGTCAGCATCTGGCTGCCCCGCCGGCTGAAACAGCTACACCTGTTTCGGGAAAGGACCCGAACCTGGCTTCTCCTCGCTCCGGGACGGCGAGGGCGAAAAAGCCGGGCTGCGCGCTCGGTCCTGGGGCAGCGCGTGGTGCCTGTGGCCCTGGGGCCCGGCTGGCCACCCGGTCCTGAACCTCGGCTCCCCTCGGCCGGATAAAGGACACTGGACGAGACGCCCCAGGATCGTTTTGACTGGACATCTGTTCACCATCAAAGGCGCGGCAAGCACCGCGGAAAACCGAGAGTGGCCGCGGCGCGTGCGGCGGGCGGGAGCGCCGGCGCCGCCTACGCCGGAGGAGGCGGGAGGTCGGGCCGCGAAGCCCGCGGGGGGCTCGATCCGCGGAGGGAAGTGTAAATAACCTCGTGAATGACTTCACCGCGGAGGCGCCGAGCCAGAAGCTGTTTGCCTAGACGGGCTGAATGGGGAGAGACAGAGCTCTGACTCCTCCAGTCAGGGCTCTTTCCTGAGGCCCTCTTTTCTGTCCCCTGAGAGGAAATTATACTTGTAACTATTACTATTCGGTGATAGTTGGAACATGGCTAGTAACTGGCTTTCTTTGGCTCGCAATGTATACTGGGTTTTTCTGCCACTTAACAATTaattgaaatgttaaaatttggaTGATTTCCAgttcagttattatttttttaaaaaaatgtaatccaCTGCGGGCAAATACTCTATTAGTAGAATTTGCAGCAGAAAGTCTGAACACGCGCAGTCTTGCCGTACTAGCTGTGACGTGAACAAGACTGCATGACTTTTGGCGTTAACTCGTTGGTGTGGCTGGAAGTGCGACCGCTCTGCTCCCGGGGCGCGTCAGCCGGCGCCGCCGTCGTCCCCAACCTGAGCGTGCGCCCGGCGAAGGCGAGCGGCAGCGTTCGTGTTTCACTCATGCTCAAAGACAACCAGAAATTCAAGGAAGGAATTTCACTGGCACatacaatgtaatttttttcaataacaaaTCTGGTACATCTTTTCTTAGACTTGCCTTACCGTGTAAGTACTTGAGAAACTGGTGAACAAGTTAACCTTCTTGGCCACAAAAAAAGGAATTTCAGCAtagataaaagcaaaatatggCCCGGCACGTATGGGAAAAATGGCTGATGTGACTGGAACTAAGGAAACAGGTGGTTTAGATAATATTGGATAAATGTaatagaaaacataatattttttggGAAATCAgtttggaggttcctcaaaaaattaaaaatgagccaccagcaatcccactcctaggtataaaCCCAAAGGAGATATGTGCAcgcccatgtttattgcagcactgttcacaatagctaaggtgtggaaacaacccatgtgtccatcagtagatgaatggataaagaaaatgtgatatacacacagatacacaatgtctattattcagccttataatagaagaaaatcctggaacaacatggataaacccgGAGGACATGaggtaaatgaaataagccaggcatagaaagacaaatactgtgtgacctcacttacatgtggaatctaaaaaggccaaactcatggaagcagagagtagaatactAGTTACCAGAGGCTTGGGGAAGTGTGGAGGGAGGTTGGGAgatgtgggggaaaaaatcactattttaaagtttattagtTTTGTTATAGTTTCaaacattttgttgtatttttctcttgaaaattagCAGCTATTGTGGCcctcaatttccttttaaaatggaaTGTTCTAATATTAGACGTGAGATATTAATtggagaaaaagtaaaaactaacaataggcaaaaaataagaagaaaatacataaattcaCCATTCAGAGATAAGCACTGTTTACACTTTCAAGTGTGTATTAAAAAAAGGGGGTTCCCCTTTcggaggccaagacaggcggatGGCggaaggtcaggagctcaaaactagcctgagcaagagcgagaccctgtctctactaaaaatagaaacaaattaatcagccaactaaaaatacatagaaaaataattagccaagcatggtggcgcatgcctgtagtcccagctactcaggaggctgaggcagaaggattgcttgagaccagaagttggaggttgctgtgagctaggctgacagcacagcactctagccagggcaacagagtgagactctgtctcaaaaaaaagggggggtggggggagttctATCCTATGTACAGTTTGGTTACATGCTTTATTTGCAGAATATTTTATCATAGTAAATATACTTCTGCAACATGCCTTTTAATAACTGTGTTATCATGAATTGAATGATTTGTTGAATCAGTCTTCTGTTTTCAGACATTTAggtttcttttcccatttttcacaCTTATAAAGAATATAATGAGGTAAATATGTAGATCAGGGTTTCTTAATCTCGGCACAATTGACATTTTGGTCCATTCTTTGTTttgggggactgtcctgtgcattgtagaatgtttagcaacatctctggcctctactcaCGAGATGCCAGTTTCACCTCCTCTCTGCCATTCTTGACAATCAAACATGTCTTTAGATAGTGTCAAATGTCCCCTGTGACATTTGAATGAGTCCTGGTTGAGAACCAATGTTGTAGATAGATCTTTTAGCTCATCCTTATTGCCTTAGTTCAATTACTAAATATTGTACCCTCTGGGATGGTTGTACCCAAATAGATACTTCCTCCAGCAATGTAATAAGGATTTTAGTGTGAAaaacaattgaattttttttttttttttttttttttttagacagagtctcactctgttgccctggctagagtgccgtggcgtcagcctagctcacagcaacctcaaactcctgggctcaagcaatccacttgcctcagcctcccgagtagctgggactacaggtgaatgccatttcacatggctaattttttctattttggtagagatgaagtctcactcttgcacaggctggtctcgaactaccggcctcaagtgatcctcctggttctgcctcccaaagtgttaggattacaggcgtgagccactgtgcccagcctgaatttcattttaagtttaaaaatattcctaagaCAGCCATGAAATTGGTGTGTTCACAGTCTCTATCTATAGCCTTTCTTTACTAATTTTcgtaattcttttaaaattatcttgtaAAGATTTGTACCGCAGGTATTTGTGTGGGTCTGTGGATGGCCATCTACTGGTGTTTTGCTGCATTGACAGTGTCATCTtccagaaggaaatttatagtgATCACAAACTACTTAATTCGTagtacacatgtatatatttatagataaaattaaaaagctaaattGTCAAATGAATAACGTGGATTAGTTGGTTTAGACACAAAAagtaatggccaaaaaaaaaaaaaaaagtaatagccCTTTATCTGAGGTTTTGCTTCCTAGATTTCAGTTGCACGCAGCACAGTACAAAAAGGTTTTTGAGGAAAGAGAGACCGCATTCACAT
This genomic interval from Microcebus murinus isolate Inina chromosome 7, M.murinus_Inina_mat1.0, whole genome shotgun sequence contains the following:
- the RPS20 gene encoding small ribosomal subunit protein uS10, with the translated sequence MAFKDTGKTPVEPEVAIHRIRITLTSRNVKSLEKVCADLIRGAKEKNLKVKGPVRMPTKTLRITTRKTPCGEGSKTWDRFQMRIHKRLIDLHSPSEIVKQITSISIEPGVEVEVTIADA